Proteins co-encoded in one Colletes latitarsis isolate SP2378_abdomen chromosome 2, iyColLati1, whole genome shotgun sequence genomic window:
- the LOC143348434 gene encoding CD109 antigen isoform X1, with amino-acid sequence MNWQWFHFFFLSCIITNILAEPYYSIIAPKVVRPNSEYHVAVSTTGISTTSTIYIELNGFLDNGDTFNVSQITRVQPYFTRTIQLEIGDIVPGKYQLIARGLSGIEFSDSKPVEYIHKSYSVFIQTDRAIYKPGNKVMFRCILLNSRLKPTLARLIDIYIMDGKGNRIKQWIRPPVTHGIFNGEIELSESPVLGTWKITANIGDQIFEKDFEVAEYVLPNFEITIDAPKHFTFKDSKIVATIYAKYTYGKPVKGEVTITAYPDIFSGVIQPIYQQPVRKVIPIDGKVTVDFDIQSELKLTDDYERPVMIDVVVEESLTGRRQNTSMQITLHKYKYTMDLIKTSEYYKPNLKYTAFIKLTYHDGTPVRDKINPVTIMYGYTYNQSAYTNITGILDENGMVKLDFYPPKSKDNISLPLNIEAQYLNLHEWFPSTNQAMSLNNEYIQVILKTENPMVNQDIEMEVNSTVPLKYISYEIFGRGDILDAGSIYVQNKYTTTFKFLATYVMAPTVHVIVYYVGNDGEIIADALDVELEGILQNFVDIEVAPEEVEPGEKVNLIITTKPNSYVGLLGVDQRSILLKSGNDISFEQVYKELKSYDIVQKSPYIDSIFDRYLWSPGSATAKEAFSESGAIIITNGYVHENVAIRQPGILDGRITGSPHGASTLRPDLGPPVTHKLATRPPLAGPYAFSRIPPPVWNKPRVFLMHDILNTWLFTNFSSGYDGKNELKRNVPDSITSWVLTAFSVNDVHGLGLIEEPRKLKVFRPFFIAMDLPYSVIRGEIVAIQIIVFNYMSKSVTAEVLLTHEGQFDFAEISNEVHDVPKLELYRKKKVDVKANSSASVSFMIIPRDLGYITIKATANSVLAGDSVEHKLFVKAEGETQYVNKASFLDLRSAATVSTNFTIDIPKNVVPGSEHVEISAVGDILGPSILNLANLIKIPFGCGEQNMLNFVPNIMILNYLKNTNQLTQAVQGKALKYMEIGYQRELTYRHDDGSFSAFGMSDSNGSTWLTAFVAKAFNQAVEYIPIENRIIDEAFQWLANNQAPNGSFPEVGKVSHRDMQGGAAKGLALTAFTLIAFLENTNNNGKYRNTINKGIDYIIRNMNDLDDTYALSICTYALNLAKHPYENTAFNLLESKAITKEDLKWWSKPIPKDDKNPWYSLPRPVDVEMTSYTLLTYLRRNAVTDSIPIMKWLVKQRNAEGGFASTQDTVIGIQALAKLGEKLASKNNSISITFMYEGGGQSHMNINPDNSMILQKQVLPRKVRLVNITAVGNGFALVQISFQYNLNVTGAWPLFTLDPQVDKNSNANHLQLSICSGFVPTKEANESNMVVMEVSLPSGFTVDRDSLPSLEVSQNVKRVETKNGDTVVILYFDKMDRQEYCPTVSAFRTHKVAKQKPVPVSIYDYYDSSRRARVFYEPQKATLCDICENEDCEDLCVSQFGKRKHSLQSAASYLPTCVYLQLLLPLFCIQYFNYL; translated from the exons ATGAATTGGCAgtggtttcattttttttttctatcctGCATAATAACAAACATACTTGCAGAACC GTATTATAGTATAATTGCTCCAAAAGTGGTTAGACCTAATTCAGAATATCACGTAGCAGTTAGTACTACTGGTATATCAACAACATCAACAATATACATAGAATTGAATGGATTTCTTGATAATGGAGATACATTCAATGTTTCACAAATTACACGCGTACAGCCGTATTTTACAAGAACGATACAGCTAGAG ATTGGCGATATTGTACCTGGCAAGTACCAATTAATCGCGCGTGGCCTATCAGGAATCGAATTTTCAGATTCTAAACCAGTTGAATACATTCATAAAAGTTACTCTGTTTTCATTCAAACTGATAGAGCAATTTATAAACCTGGCAACAAGGTCATGTTTAGATGCATTTTGTTGAATTCTAGACTTAAACCTACACTCGCAAGATTAATAGATATTTACATTATG GATGGAAAAGGAAATAGAATTAAACAGTGGATCCGCCCACCTGTAACACATGGTATCTTTAATGgagaaattgaattatctgaatCACCAGTTTTAGGTACTTGGAAAATCACTGCCAATATCGGTgatcaaatttttgaaaaagatTTTGAAGTTGCTGAATACGTCCTTCCCAATTTTGAAATAACTATTGATGCCCCTAAACATTTTACATTCAAAGACTCGAAAATTGTTGCAACAATTTATGCCAA GTATACTTATGGCAAGCCAGTGAAAGGTGAGGTAACAATTACAGCTTATCCTGATATTTTTTCTGGTGTTATTCAACCAATTTATCAACAACCTGTACGGAAAGTAATTCCTATCGACGGGAAAGTGACGGTCGATTTTGACATTCAATCTGAACTTAA ATTAACAGATGACTATGAAAGGCCAGTTATGATTGATGTTGTAGTCGAGGAATCTTTAACTGGTAGAAGACAAAATACTTCTATGCAAATAACATTACATAAGTATAAATATACGATGGACTTGATAAAAACATCAGAATATTATAAACCTAATTTGAAGTATACAGCGTTC ATAAAATTAACATACCACGATGGAACACCGGTTCGGGATAAAATAAATCCTGTTACGATAATGTATGGGTACACTTATAATCAATCTGCATATACCAATATTACCGGTATCTTGGATGAAAATGGAATGGTAAAATTAGATTTCTATCCACCGAAAAGCAAAGATAATATTTCGCTTCCCTTAAATATCGAG GCACAATATCTGAATCTTCACGAGTGGTTTCCCTCTACAAACCAAGCCATGTCTCTGAATAATGAATATATACAAGTTATTTTAAAAACTGAAAACCCCATG GTCAATCAAGACATCGAAATGGAAGTAAATTCCACTGTACCGCTGAAATATATTAGTTACGAAATATTTGGGCGCGGTGACATATTAGATGCTGGTTCAATATATGTACAAAATAAATATACGACAACATTTAA gtttttggCAACATATGTTATGGCTCCTACTGTACATGTTATTGTATATTATGTAGGAAATGATGGAGAAATTATTGCAGATGCTCTGGATGTTGAACTCGAAGGAATACTTCAGAATTTT GTTGACATTGAAGTAGCACCTGAAGAAGTTGAGCCAGGAGAAAAAGTCAATTTAATTATTACTACAAAACCGAATTCATATGTTGGACTATTAGGTGTGGATCAGAGATCTATTTTGCTTAAGTCTGGTAACGATATTTCGTTC GAACAAGTATACAAAGAGTTGAAATCATATGATATAGTACAGAAATCACCGTACATTGACTCAATTTTTGATCGATATCTATGGAGCCCTGGATCGGCTACAGCGAAGGAAGCGTTTAGC gaGAGCGGTGCTATTATAATAACAAATGGATATGTTCATGAAAATGTTGCAATTC GACAACCGGGAATACTGGATGGTAGAATAACAGGCTCGCCTCATGGGGCATCCACACTTCGACCAGACCTTGGTCCACCTGTTACGCACAAACTAGCAACAAGACCACCACTGGCAGGTCCTTATGCCTTCTCTCGCATCCCACCTCCTGTCTGGAATAAGCCCCGTGTTTTCCTAATGCATGACATTTTAAACACCTGGCTTTTTACAAACTTCTCTTCAGG GTATGACGGAAAGAACGAACTGAAAAGAAATGTACCTGATTCAATCACATCGTGGGTGCTAACTGCATTTTCTGTAAATGACGTTCATGGACTAGGTCTTATAGAAGAGCCGCGAAAG TTAAAGGTTTTTAGGCCATTTTTTATTGCTATGGATCTCCCTTACTCTGTAATTCGAGGAGAAATTGTTGCAATACAAATCATAGTATTTAATTACATGAGCAAAAGTGTAACGGCTGAAGTTTTGCTAACACACGAGGGCCAATTCGATTTTGCAGAAATTTCCAACGAAGTTCACGATGTACCAA aaTTGGAGTTGTACCGTAAAAAGAAAGTAGACGTGAAAGCTAATTCTAGTGCTAGTGTATCTTTCATGATAATTCCAAGAGATTTGGGATACATTACAATCAAAGCAACCGCAAATAGTGTATTAGCTGGCGATAGTGTTGAACATAAACTGTTTGTTAAA gcTGAAGGGGAAACACAGTATGTAAACAAAGCATCTTTCTTGGATCTTAGAAGTGCCGCCACCGTATCAACCAATTTTACAATTGATATACCTAAAAATGTTGTACCAGGTTCTGAACATGTTGAAATCTCTGCAGTAG GCGATATTTTGGGGCCAAGTATTCTAAATTTGGCAAATTTAATTAAGATACCGTTCGGTTGCGGAGAACAGAATATgttgaattttgttccaaacaTAATGATATTAAATTATCTGAAA aatACAAATCAATTAACGCAAGCAGTGCAGGGTAAAGCTTTAAAGTATATGGAAATAGGCTATCAACGGGAGTTGACTTACAGGCACGATGATGGGTCGTTTAGTGCATTTGGCATGTCAGATAGTAATGGAAGTACATG GCTTACTGCTTTTGTAGCAAAGGCTTTTAATCAGGCTGTAGAATACATTCCAATTGAAAATAGAATAATAGATGAAGCTTTTCAGTGGTTAGCGAATAATCAGGCTCCAAATGGAAGCTTTCCGGAAGTAGGGAAGGTCAGTCATCGCGACATGCAAGGTGGAGCTGCAAAAGGTCTTGCGTTGACAGCGTTTACTCTTATTGCTTTTCTAGAAAATACG AATAATAACGGAAAATACAGAAATACAATAAATAAAGGAATTGATTACATTATCCGTAATATGAATGACCTAGATGATACGTATGCTTTGAGTATCTGCACATATGCCTTAAATTTGGCAAAACATCCATACGAGAACACCGCATTTAACTTATTAGAATCTAAGGCCATAACGAAAGAAGATCTTAAATGGTGGAGTAAACCTATTCCAAAAGACGATAAAAATCCATGGTATTCCTTACCACGACCCGTTGACGTCGAAATGACATCCTACACTTTGTTGACTTATTTAAGACGTAATGCCGTCACTGATTCTATACCTATAATGAAATGGCTTGTAAAACAGAGAAATGCTGAAGGTGGTTTTGCATCTACGCAG GATACAGTAATTGGAATACAAGCCTTAGCAAAATTAGGTGAAAAACTAGCATCAAAGAATAATTCGATATCGATAACGTTCATGTACGAAGGTGGTGGACAGAGTCATATGAATATAAATCCCGATAATTCTATGATACTTCAGAAACAAGTC TTACCTAGAAAAGTACGGTTGGTTAATATAACAGCCGTTGGAAATGGATTCGCTTTAGTTCAAATTTCATTTCAATATAATTTGAACGTAACTGGAGCATGGCCGCTCTTTACATTAGACCCTCAAGTTGATAAAAACTCCAATGCCAATCACTTACAACTTTCTATTTGTTCTGG ATTTGTCCCAACTAAAGAAGCAAATGAAAGTAATATGGTTGTGATGGAAGTTAGTTTGCCGTCTGGTTTTACGGTGGATAGAGATTCGCTACCTAGTCTCGAGGTATCGCAAAACGTGAAACGCGTAGAAACGAAAAATGGAGATACAgtagtaatattatattttgacaAG ATGGACAGACAAGAATATTGCCCCACAGTATCTGCATTCAGAACGCACAAAGTAGCAAAACAGAAACCAGTACCAGTTTCCATATATGACTATTATGATTCAT CAAGAAGAGCAAGAGTATTTTATGAACCACAGAAAGCAACACtttgcgatatatgcgaaaaCGAGGACTGTGAAGATTTATGCGTTTCACAATTTGGCAAACGAAAGCATTCTCTGCAATCTGCGGCTTCATACTTACCTACTTGCGTGTATCTACAGTTATTACTTCCACTCTTCTGCATTCAATATTTTAACTACTTGTAA
- the LOC143348434 gene encoding thioester-containing protein 1 allele R1 isoform X2 has translation MNWQWFHFFFLSCIITNILAEPYYSIIAPKVVRPNSEYHVAVSTTGISTTSTIYIELNGFLDNGDTFNVSQITRVQPYFTRTIQLEIGDIVPGKYQLIARGLSGIEFSDSKPVEYIHKSYSVFIQTDRAIYKPGNKVMFRCILLNSRLKPTLARLIDIYIMDGKGNRIKQWIRPPVTHGIFNGEIELSESPVLGTWKITANIGDQIFEKDFEVAEYVLPNFEITIDAPKHFTFKDSKIVATIYAKYTYGKPVKGEVTITAYPDIFSGVIQPIYQQPVRKVIPIDGKVTVDFDIQSELKLTDDYERPVMIDVVVEESLTGRRQNTSMQITLHKYKYTMDLIKTSEYYKPNLKYTAFIKLTYHDGTPVRDKINPVTIMYGYTYNQSAYTNITGILDENGMVKLDFYPPKSKDNISLPLNIEAQYLNLHEWFPSTNQAMSLNNEYIQVILKTENPMVNQDIEMEVNSTVPLKYISYEIFGRGDILDAGSIYVQNKYTTTFKFLATYVMAPTVHVIVYYVGNDGEIIADALDVELEGILQNFVDIEVAPEEVEPGEKVNLIITTKPNSYVGLLGVDQRSILLKSGNDISFEQVYKELKSYDIVQKSPYIDSIFDRYLWSPGSATAKEAFSESGAIIITNGYVHENVAILYYRSGLEGAFSTAVGSSSSIVLPSEKMKIRKNFPETWLWQTLDAGYDGKNELKRNVPDSITSWVLTAFSVNDVHGLGLIEEPRKLKVFRPFFIAMDLPYSVIRGEIVAIQIIVFNYMSKSVTAEVLLTHEGQFDFAEISNEVHDVPKLELYRKKKVDVKANSSASVSFMIIPRDLGYITIKATANSVLAGDSVEHKLFVKAEGETQYVNKASFLDLRSAATVSTNFTIDIPKNVVPGSEHVEISAVGDILGPSILNLANLIKIPFGCGEQNMLNFVPNIMILNYLKNTNQLTQAVQGKALKYMEIGYQRELTYRHDDGSFSAFGMSDSNGSTWLTAFVAKAFNQAVEYIPIENRIIDEAFQWLANNQAPNGSFPEVGKVSHRDMQGGAAKGLALTAFTLIAFLENTNNNGKYRNTINKGIDYIIRNMNDLDDTYALSICTYALNLAKHPYENTAFNLLESKAITKEDLKWWSKPIPKDDKNPWYSLPRPVDVEMTSYTLLTYLRRNAVTDSIPIMKWLVKQRNAEGGFASTQDTVIGIQALAKLGEKLASKNNSISITFMYEGGGQSHMNINPDNSMILQKQVLPRKVRLVNITAVGNGFALVQISFQYNLNVTGAWPLFTLDPQVDKNSNANHLQLSICSGFVPTKEANESNMVVMEVSLPSGFTVDRDSLPSLEVSQNVKRVETKNGDTVVILYFDKMDRQEYCPTVSAFRTHKVAKQKPVPVSIYDYYDSSRRARVFYEPQKATLCDICENEDCEDLCVSQFGKRKHSLQSAASYLPTCVYLQLLLPLFCIQYFNYL, from the exons ATGAATTGGCAgtggtttcattttttttttctatcctGCATAATAACAAACATACTTGCAGAACC GTATTATAGTATAATTGCTCCAAAAGTGGTTAGACCTAATTCAGAATATCACGTAGCAGTTAGTACTACTGGTATATCAACAACATCAACAATATACATAGAATTGAATGGATTTCTTGATAATGGAGATACATTCAATGTTTCACAAATTACACGCGTACAGCCGTATTTTACAAGAACGATACAGCTAGAG ATTGGCGATATTGTACCTGGCAAGTACCAATTAATCGCGCGTGGCCTATCAGGAATCGAATTTTCAGATTCTAAACCAGTTGAATACATTCATAAAAGTTACTCTGTTTTCATTCAAACTGATAGAGCAATTTATAAACCTGGCAACAAGGTCATGTTTAGATGCATTTTGTTGAATTCTAGACTTAAACCTACACTCGCAAGATTAATAGATATTTACATTATG GATGGAAAAGGAAATAGAATTAAACAGTGGATCCGCCCACCTGTAACACATGGTATCTTTAATGgagaaattgaattatctgaatCACCAGTTTTAGGTACTTGGAAAATCACTGCCAATATCGGTgatcaaatttttgaaaaagatTTTGAAGTTGCTGAATACGTCCTTCCCAATTTTGAAATAACTATTGATGCCCCTAAACATTTTACATTCAAAGACTCGAAAATTGTTGCAACAATTTATGCCAA GTATACTTATGGCAAGCCAGTGAAAGGTGAGGTAACAATTACAGCTTATCCTGATATTTTTTCTGGTGTTATTCAACCAATTTATCAACAACCTGTACGGAAAGTAATTCCTATCGACGGGAAAGTGACGGTCGATTTTGACATTCAATCTGAACTTAA ATTAACAGATGACTATGAAAGGCCAGTTATGATTGATGTTGTAGTCGAGGAATCTTTAACTGGTAGAAGACAAAATACTTCTATGCAAATAACATTACATAAGTATAAATATACGATGGACTTGATAAAAACATCAGAATATTATAAACCTAATTTGAAGTATACAGCGTTC ATAAAATTAACATACCACGATGGAACACCGGTTCGGGATAAAATAAATCCTGTTACGATAATGTATGGGTACACTTATAATCAATCTGCATATACCAATATTACCGGTATCTTGGATGAAAATGGAATGGTAAAATTAGATTTCTATCCACCGAAAAGCAAAGATAATATTTCGCTTCCCTTAAATATCGAG GCACAATATCTGAATCTTCACGAGTGGTTTCCCTCTACAAACCAAGCCATGTCTCTGAATAATGAATATATACAAGTTATTTTAAAAACTGAAAACCCCATG GTCAATCAAGACATCGAAATGGAAGTAAATTCCACTGTACCGCTGAAATATATTAGTTACGAAATATTTGGGCGCGGTGACATATTAGATGCTGGTTCAATATATGTACAAAATAAATATACGACAACATTTAA gtttttggCAACATATGTTATGGCTCCTACTGTACATGTTATTGTATATTATGTAGGAAATGATGGAGAAATTATTGCAGATGCTCTGGATGTTGAACTCGAAGGAATACTTCAGAATTTT GTTGACATTGAAGTAGCACCTGAAGAAGTTGAGCCAGGAGAAAAAGTCAATTTAATTATTACTACAAAACCGAATTCATATGTTGGACTATTAGGTGTGGATCAGAGATCTATTTTGCTTAAGTCTGGTAACGATATTTCGTTC GAACAAGTATACAAAGAGTTGAAATCATATGATATAGTACAGAAATCACCGTACATTGACTCAATTTTTGATCGATATCTATGGAGCCCTGGATCGGCTACAGCGAAGGAAGCGTTTAGC gaGAGCGGTGCTATTATAATAACAAATGGATATGTTCATGAAAATGTTGCAATTC TATACTACAGATCTGGTTTAGAGGGCGCCTTTTCAACTGCTGTTGGAAGTTCAAGTTCAATTGTATTGCCATCAGAGAAGATGAAAATACGCAAGAATTTTCCTGAAACTTGGCTTTGGCAAACGCTTGATGCTGG GTATGACGGAAAGAACGAACTGAAAAGAAATGTACCTGATTCAATCACATCGTGGGTGCTAACTGCATTTTCTGTAAATGACGTTCATGGACTAGGTCTTATAGAAGAGCCGCGAAAG TTAAAGGTTTTTAGGCCATTTTTTATTGCTATGGATCTCCCTTACTCTGTAATTCGAGGAGAAATTGTTGCAATACAAATCATAGTATTTAATTACATGAGCAAAAGTGTAACGGCTGAAGTTTTGCTAACACACGAGGGCCAATTCGATTTTGCAGAAATTTCCAACGAAGTTCACGATGTACCAA aaTTGGAGTTGTACCGTAAAAAGAAAGTAGACGTGAAAGCTAATTCTAGTGCTAGTGTATCTTTCATGATAATTCCAAGAGATTTGGGATACATTACAATCAAAGCAACCGCAAATAGTGTATTAGCTGGCGATAGTGTTGAACATAAACTGTTTGTTAAA gcTGAAGGGGAAACACAGTATGTAAACAAAGCATCTTTCTTGGATCTTAGAAGTGCCGCCACCGTATCAACCAATTTTACAATTGATATACCTAAAAATGTTGTACCAGGTTCTGAACATGTTGAAATCTCTGCAGTAG GCGATATTTTGGGGCCAAGTATTCTAAATTTGGCAAATTTAATTAAGATACCGTTCGGTTGCGGAGAACAGAATATgttgaattttgttccaaacaTAATGATATTAAATTATCTGAAA aatACAAATCAATTAACGCAAGCAGTGCAGGGTAAAGCTTTAAAGTATATGGAAATAGGCTATCAACGGGAGTTGACTTACAGGCACGATGATGGGTCGTTTAGTGCATTTGGCATGTCAGATAGTAATGGAAGTACATG GCTTACTGCTTTTGTAGCAAAGGCTTTTAATCAGGCTGTAGAATACATTCCAATTGAAAATAGAATAATAGATGAAGCTTTTCAGTGGTTAGCGAATAATCAGGCTCCAAATGGAAGCTTTCCGGAAGTAGGGAAGGTCAGTCATCGCGACATGCAAGGTGGAGCTGCAAAAGGTCTTGCGTTGACAGCGTTTACTCTTATTGCTTTTCTAGAAAATACG AATAATAACGGAAAATACAGAAATACAATAAATAAAGGAATTGATTACATTATCCGTAATATGAATGACCTAGATGATACGTATGCTTTGAGTATCTGCACATATGCCTTAAATTTGGCAAAACATCCATACGAGAACACCGCATTTAACTTATTAGAATCTAAGGCCATAACGAAAGAAGATCTTAAATGGTGGAGTAAACCTATTCCAAAAGACGATAAAAATCCATGGTATTCCTTACCACGACCCGTTGACGTCGAAATGACATCCTACACTTTGTTGACTTATTTAAGACGTAATGCCGTCACTGATTCTATACCTATAATGAAATGGCTTGTAAAACAGAGAAATGCTGAAGGTGGTTTTGCATCTACGCAG GATACAGTAATTGGAATACAAGCCTTAGCAAAATTAGGTGAAAAACTAGCATCAAAGAATAATTCGATATCGATAACGTTCATGTACGAAGGTGGTGGACAGAGTCATATGAATATAAATCCCGATAATTCTATGATACTTCAGAAACAAGTC TTACCTAGAAAAGTACGGTTGGTTAATATAACAGCCGTTGGAAATGGATTCGCTTTAGTTCAAATTTCATTTCAATATAATTTGAACGTAACTGGAGCATGGCCGCTCTTTACATTAGACCCTCAAGTTGATAAAAACTCCAATGCCAATCACTTACAACTTTCTATTTGTTCTGG ATTTGTCCCAACTAAAGAAGCAAATGAAAGTAATATGGTTGTGATGGAAGTTAGTTTGCCGTCTGGTTTTACGGTGGATAGAGATTCGCTACCTAGTCTCGAGGTATCGCAAAACGTGAAACGCGTAGAAACGAAAAATGGAGATACAgtagtaatattatattttgacaAG ATGGACAGACAAGAATATTGCCCCACAGTATCTGCATTCAGAACGCACAAAGTAGCAAAACAGAAACCAGTACCAGTTTCCATATATGACTATTATGATTCAT CAAGAAGAGCAAGAGTATTTTATGAACCACAGAAAGCAACACtttgcgatatatgcgaaaaCGAGGACTGTGAAGATTTATGCGTTTCACAATTTGGCAAACGAAAGCATTCTCTGCAATCTGCGGCTTCATACTTACCTACTTGCGTGTATCTACAGTTATTACTTCCACTCTTCTGCATTCAATATTTTAACTACTTGTAA